From the genome of Vulpes lagopus strain Blue_001 chromosome 2, ASM1834538v1, whole genome shotgun sequence, one region includes:
- the TEAD2 gene encoding transcriptional enhancer factor TEF-4 isoform X2 codes for MGEPRAGAPLEDGSGWTGSEEGSEEGTGGSEGAGGDGGPDAEGVWSPDIEQSFQEALAIYPPCGRRKIILSDEGKMYGRNELIARYIKLRTGKTRTRKQVSSHIQVLARRKSREIQSKLKDQVSKDKAFQTMATMSSAQLISAPSLQAKLGPAGPQASELFQFWSGGSGPPWNVPDVKPFSQTPFLSLTPPSTDLPGYEPPQALSPPALPPPAPSPPAWQARALGTARLQLVEFSAFVEPPDAVDSYQRHLFVHISQHCPSPGAPPLESVDVRQIYDKFPEKKGGLRELYDRGPPHAFFLVKFWADLNWGPSGEEVGTSGSSGGFYGVSSQYESLEHMTLTCSSKVCSFGKQVVEKVETERAQLEDGRFVYRLLRSPMCEYLVNFLHKLRQLPERYMMNSVLENFTILQVVTNRDTQELLLCTAYVFEVSTSERGAQHHIYRLVRD; via the exons ATGGGGGAACCCCGGGCTGGGGCCCCCCTGGAAGATGGCAGTGGCTGGACGGGAAGTGAGGAAGGAAGTGAGGAGGGCACCGGCGGCAGCGAGGGGGCTGGGGGAGATGGGGGTCCAGACGCAGAAGGTGTGTGGAGCCCAGACATCGAACAGAGCTTCCAGGAGGCCCTGGCCATCTACCCGCCATGTGGCCGGCGGAAAATCATCCTGTCTGATGAAGGCAAGATGTATG GTCGGAATGAACTGATTGCCCGCTACATCAAGCTGAGAACAGGGAAGACCCGGACTCGCAAACAG GTCTCTAGTCACATCCAGGTTCTGGCTCGAAGGAAATCAAGGGAGATCCAGTCCAAGCTCAAG GACCAGGTCTCCAAGGACAAGGCTTTCCAGACCATGGCCACCATGTCGTCAGCCCAGCTCATCTCAGCACCTTCCCTGCAGGCCAAACTGGGTCCTGCTGGTCCCCAG GCTTCTGAGCTTTTCCAGTTTTGGTCAGGGGGCTCTGGCCCCCCCTGGAATGTTCCAGA TGTGAAGCCATTCTCACAGACACCGTTCTTGTCACTGACCCCCCCATCTACTGACCTCCCAG ggTACGAGCCTCCCCAAGCCCTGtcaccccctgcccttcccccacctgccccatcaCCCCCAGCCTGGCAGGCTCGGGCCCTGGGCACTGCCCGGTTGCAGCTGGTGGAGTTCTCAGCCTTTGTGGAACCGCCCGATGCAGTTGATTCT TACCAGAGGCACCTGTTTGTACACATCAGCCAGCACTGCCCCAGCCCTGGCGCGCCCCCCCTCGAGAGTGTGGACGTCCGGCAGATCTATGACAAGTTCCCAGAGAAAAAGGGTGGCCTTCGGGAGCTGTACGATCGCGGGCCCCCTCATGCCTTCTTCCTGGTCAAGTTCTGG GCGGACCTCAACTGGGGCCCGAGTGGCGAGGAGGTAGGGACCAGTGGCAGCAGCGGTGGCTTCTATGGAGTGAGCAGCCAGTATGAGAGCCTGGAGCACATGACCCTCACCTGTTCCTCCAAGGTCTGCTCCTTTGGCAAGCAGGTGGTGGAGAAGgtggag ACGGAGCGTGCCCAGCTGGAGGACGGGAGGTTTGTGTACCGCCTGCTGCGCTCACCCATGTGTGAGTACCTGGTGAATTTCTTGCACAAACTGCGACAGCTGCCTGAGCGCTATATGATGAACAGCGTCCTGGAGAACTTCACCATCCTCCAG GTGGTGACAAACAGAGACACCCAGGAGCTGCTGCTCTGCACCGCCTACGTCTTTGAGGTCTCCACCAGTGAGCGAGGGGCCCAGCACCACATTTACCGTCTGGTCAGGGACTGA
- the CD37 gene encoding leukocyte antigen CD37 isoform X2, giving the protein MTRCGAKMSAQDSCLSLIKYLLFVFNLFFFVLGSLIFCFGIWILIDKTSFVSFVGLSFIPLQIWSKALAISGILTMGLALLGCVGALKELRCLLGLYFGVLLLLFATQITLGILISTQRMRLERRVKDIVMETIQNYHSRPEESAAEESWDYVQFQLRCCGWNSPRDWFGIPSLSSNASDVHRVPCSCYNSSATNDSAIFEKLSFPQFSRLGPQARPRHSTDLCGVPADSNIYSEGCAQNLQKWLHNNLISIVGICLGVGLLELSFMTLSIFLCRNMDQVYDRLARYR; this is encoded by the exons ATGACAAGGTGCGGG GCGAAGATGTCGGCCCAGGACAGCTGCCTCAGCCTCATCAAGTACCTCCTCTTCGTTTTCAACCTCTTCTTCTTC GTCCTAGGCAGCCTTATTTTCTGCTTTGGCATCTGGATACTCATTGACAAGACCAGCTTCGTGTCCTTTGTAG GTTTGTCCTTCATACCCCTGCAGATCTGGTCCAAGGCCCTGGCGATCTCAGGAATTCTCACTATGGGTCTTGCCCTCCTGGGCTGTGTGGGGGCTCTGAAGGAGCTCCGCTGCCTCCTGGGGCTG TATTTTGGGGTACTGCTGCTCCTGTTTGCCACGCAGATCACCCTTGGAATACTCATCTCCACTCAGCGGATGCGG CTGGAGCGGAGGGTGAAGGACATCGTGATGGAGACGATCCAAAACTACCACTCGCGACCGGAGGAGTCGGCCGCGGAGGAGAGCTGGGACTACGTGCAGTTTCAG CTGCGCTGCTGCGGCTGGAACTCTCCCCGGGACTGGTTCGGCATCCCCAGCCTCAGCAGCAACGCGTCGGACGTGCATCGCGTGCCCTGCTCCTGCTATAATTCATCGGCGACCAACGACTCCGCAATCTTCGAGAAGCTCTCCTTCCCCCAGTTCAGCCGGCTCGGACCACAGGCGCGGCCCCGCCACAGCACAGACCTTTGCGGGGTTCCCGCAGACAGCAATATCTACAGCGAG ggcTGCGCGCAAAACCTCCAGAAGTGGTTGCACAACAACCTCATCTCCATAGTGGGCATTTGTCTGGGCGTCGGTCTACTTGAG CTCAGCTTCATGACGCTCTCGATATTCCTGTGCAGAAACATGGACCAAGTCTACGACCGGCTTGCTCGGTACCGCTAG
- the DKKL1 gene encoding dickkopf-like protein 1 isoform X1 → MRSGLPARPAMWQPLVLLLLLPSALVPPSTAAPIRDADAQESSSGFLGLQSLIQGFTRLFLKDDLLRGMDSFFSAPMDFRGLPRNYHQEENQEHRLGNNTLSSHLQIDKVTDNKTGEVLISKQVVASIEPGEGSLEGDWKVPKIEEKEALVPVPKAIDSFHPEPHPRVAFWIMKLPRRRSHQDIQEGGRWLSEKRHRLQAIRDGLREGSHEDSLEEGTQGSSHSRLPARKTHFLYILRPSQQL, encoded by the exons ATGAGATCTGG CCTCCCGGCCCGCCCCGCAATGTGGCAACCTctggtcctgctgctgctgctcccctctgccctggTGCCCCCCTCCACTGCAGCCCCCATCCGCGATGCTGACGCCCAGGAGAGCTCCTCGGGTTTTCTAGGCCTACAGAGCCTAATCCAAGGCTTCACCCGGCTTTTCCTGAAA GATGACTTGCTGCGGGGCATGGACAGCTTCTTCTCAGCCCCCATGGACTTCCGAGGCCTCCCCAGAAACTACCACCAAGAAGAGAACCAGGAGCACCGGCTGGGGAACAACACTCTCTCTAGCCACCTACAGATCGACAAG GTGACAGACAACAAAACAGGAGAGGTGCTGATCTCCAAGCAGGTGGTGGCATCCATTGAGCCAGGAGAGGGGAGTTTGGAGGGTGACTGGAAG GTACCCAAGATAGAGGAGAAGGAAGCCCTGGTGCCTGTCCCGAAAGCCATTGACAGCTTCCACCCAGAACCCCATCCCCGAGTGGCCTTCTGGATAATGAAGCTGCCACGGCGGAGGTCCCACCAGGACATTCAAGAGGGTGGCCGCTGGCTCAGTGAAAAGCGACACCGCCTGCAGGCCATCCGGGATGGGCTCCGGGAGGGGAGTCACGAGGACAGCCTTGAAGAGGGGACCCAGGGGTCCTCCCACTCCAGGCTGCCAGCCCGCAAGACCCACTTCCTGTACATCCTCAGGCCCTCTCAGCAGCTATAG
- the TEAD2 gene encoding transcriptional enhancer factor TEF-4 isoform X3, with product MGEPRAGAPLEDGSGWTGSEEGSEEGTGGSEGAGGDGGPDAEGVWSPDIEQSFQEALAIYPPCGRRKIILSDEGKMYGRNELIARYIKLRTGKTRTRKQVSSHIQVLARRKSREIQSKLKALNVDQVSKDKAFQTMATMSSAQLISAPSLQAKLGPAGPQASELFQFWSGGSGPPWNVPDVKPFSQTPFLSLTPPSTDLPGYEPPQALSPPALPPPAPSPPAWQARALGTARLQLVEFSAFVEPPDAVDSYQRHLFVHISQHCPSPGAPPLESVDVRQIYDKFPEKKGGLRELYDRGPPHAFFLVKFWADLNWGPSGEEVGTSGSSGGFYGVSSQYESLEHMTLTCSSKTERAQLEDGRFVYRLLRSPMCEYLVNFLHKLRQLPERYMMNSVLENFTILQVVTNRDTQELLLCTAYVFEVSTSERGAQHHIYRLVRD from the exons ATGGGGGAACCCCGGGCTGGGGCCCCCCTGGAAGATGGCAGTGGCTGGACGGGAAGTGAGGAAGGAAGTGAGGAGGGCACCGGCGGCAGCGAGGGGGCTGGGGGAGATGGGGGTCCAGACGCAGAAGGTGTGTGGAGCCCAGACATCGAACAGAGCTTCCAGGAGGCCCTGGCCATCTACCCGCCATGTGGCCGGCGGAAAATCATCCTGTCTGATGAAGGCAAGATGTATG GTCGGAATGAACTGATTGCCCGCTACATCAAGCTGAGAACAGGGAAGACCCGGACTCGCAAACAG GTCTCTAGTCACATCCAGGTTCTGGCTCGAAGGAAATCAAGGGAGATCCAGTCCAAGCTCAAG GCCTTGAATGTG GACCAGGTCTCCAAGGACAAGGCTTTCCAGACCATGGCCACCATGTCGTCAGCCCAGCTCATCTCAGCACCTTCCCTGCAGGCCAAACTGGGTCCTGCTGGTCCCCAG GCTTCTGAGCTTTTCCAGTTTTGGTCAGGGGGCTCTGGCCCCCCCTGGAATGTTCCAGA TGTGAAGCCATTCTCACAGACACCGTTCTTGTCACTGACCCCCCCATCTACTGACCTCCCAG ggTACGAGCCTCCCCAAGCCCTGtcaccccctgcccttcccccacctgccccatcaCCCCCAGCCTGGCAGGCTCGGGCCCTGGGCACTGCCCGGTTGCAGCTGGTGGAGTTCTCAGCCTTTGTGGAACCGCCCGATGCAGTTGATTCT TACCAGAGGCACCTGTTTGTACACATCAGCCAGCACTGCCCCAGCCCTGGCGCGCCCCCCCTCGAGAGTGTGGACGTCCGGCAGATCTATGACAAGTTCCCAGAGAAAAAGGGTGGCCTTCGGGAGCTGTACGATCGCGGGCCCCCTCATGCCTTCTTCCTGGTCAAGTTCTGG GCGGACCTCAACTGGGGCCCGAGTGGCGAGGAGGTAGGGACCAGTGGCAGCAGCGGTGGCTTCTATGGAGTGAGCAGCCAGTATGAGAGCCTGGAGCACATGACCCTCACCTGTTCCTCCAAG ACGGAGCGTGCCCAGCTGGAGGACGGGAGGTTTGTGTACCGCCTGCTGCGCTCACCCATGTGTGAGTACCTGGTGAATTTCTTGCACAAACTGCGACAGCTGCCTGAGCGCTATATGATGAACAGCGTCCTGGAGAACTTCACCATCCTCCAG GTGGTGACAAACAGAGACACCCAGGAGCTGCTGCTCTGCACCGCCTACGTCTTTGAGGTCTCCACCAGTGAGCGAGGGGCCCAGCACCACATTTACCGTCTGGTCAGGGACTGA
- the CD37 gene encoding leukocyte antigen CD37 isoform X1, producing the protein MEIWEGLPSMSLVPTNSKAPQAKMSAQDSCLSLIKYLLFVFNLFFFVLGSLIFCFGIWILIDKTSFVSFVGLSFIPLQIWSKALAISGILTMGLALLGCVGALKELRCLLGLYFGVLLLLFATQITLGILISTQRMRLERRVKDIVMETIQNYHSRPEESAAEESWDYVQFQLRCCGWNSPRDWFGIPSLSSNASDVHRVPCSCYNSSATNDSAIFEKLSFPQFSRLGPQARPRHSTDLCGVPADSNIYSEGCAQNLQKWLHNNLISIVGICLGVGLLELSFMTLSIFLCRNMDQVYDRLARYR; encoded by the exons ATGGAGATCTGGGAGGGACTACCCAGCATGTCCTTGGTGCCCACAAATTCCAAGGCCCCACAG GCGAAGATGTCGGCCCAGGACAGCTGCCTCAGCCTCATCAAGTACCTCCTCTTCGTTTTCAACCTCTTCTTCTTC GTCCTAGGCAGCCTTATTTTCTGCTTTGGCATCTGGATACTCATTGACAAGACCAGCTTCGTGTCCTTTGTAG GTTTGTCCTTCATACCCCTGCAGATCTGGTCCAAGGCCCTGGCGATCTCAGGAATTCTCACTATGGGTCTTGCCCTCCTGGGCTGTGTGGGGGCTCTGAAGGAGCTCCGCTGCCTCCTGGGGCTG TATTTTGGGGTACTGCTGCTCCTGTTTGCCACGCAGATCACCCTTGGAATACTCATCTCCACTCAGCGGATGCGG CTGGAGCGGAGGGTGAAGGACATCGTGATGGAGACGATCCAAAACTACCACTCGCGACCGGAGGAGTCGGCCGCGGAGGAGAGCTGGGACTACGTGCAGTTTCAG CTGCGCTGCTGCGGCTGGAACTCTCCCCGGGACTGGTTCGGCATCCCCAGCCTCAGCAGCAACGCGTCGGACGTGCATCGCGTGCCCTGCTCCTGCTATAATTCATCGGCGACCAACGACTCCGCAATCTTCGAGAAGCTCTCCTTCCCCCAGTTCAGCCGGCTCGGACCACAGGCGCGGCCCCGCCACAGCACAGACCTTTGCGGGGTTCCCGCAGACAGCAATATCTACAGCGAG ggcTGCGCGCAAAACCTCCAGAAGTGGTTGCACAACAACCTCATCTCCATAGTGGGCATTTGTCTGGGCGTCGGTCTACTTGAG CTCAGCTTCATGACGCTCTCGATATTCCTGTGCAGAAACATGGACCAAGTCTACGACCGGCTTGCTCGGTACCGCTAG
- the CD37 gene encoding leukocyte antigen CD37 isoform X3 produces MSAQDSCLSLIKYLLFVFNLFFFVLGSLIFCFGIWILIDKTSFVSFVGLSFIPLQIWSKALAISGILTMGLALLGCVGALKELRCLLGLYFGVLLLLFATQITLGILISTQRMRLERRVKDIVMETIQNYHSRPEESAAEESWDYVQFQLRCCGWNSPRDWFGIPSLSSNASDVHRVPCSCYNSSATNDSAIFEKLSFPQFSRLGPQARPRHSTDLCGVPADSNIYSEGCAQNLQKWLHNNLISIVGICLGVGLLELSFMTLSIFLCRNMDQVYDRLARYR; encoded by the exons ATGTCGGCCCAGGACAGCTGCCTCAGCCTCATCAAGTACCTCCTCTTCGTTTTCAACCTCTTCTTCTTC GTCCTAGGCAGCCTTATTTTCTGCTTTGGCATCTGGATACTCATTGACAAGACCAGCTTCGTGTCCTTTGTAG GTTTGTCCTTCATACCCCTGCAGATCTGGTCCAAGGCCCTGGCGATCTCAGGAATTCTCACTATGGGTCTTGCCCTCCTGGGCTGTGTGGGGGCTCTGAAGGAGCTCCGCTGCCTCCTGGGGCTG TATTTTGGGGTACTGCTGCTCCTGTTTGCCACGCAGATCACCCTTGGAATACTCATCTCCACTCAGCGGATGCGG CTGGAGCGGAGGGTGAAGGACATCGTGATGGAGACGATCCAAAACTACCACTCGCGACCGGAGGAGTCGGCCGCGGAGGAGAGCTGGGACTACGTGCAGTTTCAG CTGCGCTGCTGCGGCTGGAACTCTCCCCGGGACTGGTTCGGCATCCCCAGCCTCAGCAGCAACGCGTCGGACGTGCATCGCGTGCCCTGCTCCTGCTATAATTCATCGGCGACCAACGACTCCGCAATCTTCGAGAAGCTCTCCTTCCCCCAGTTCAGCCGGCTCGGACCACAGGCGCGGCCCCGCCACAGCACAGACCTTTGCGGGGTTCCCGCAGACAGCAATATCTACAGCGAG ggcTGCGCGCAAAACCTCCAGAAGTGGTTGCACAACAACCTCATCTCCATAGTGGGCATTTGTCTGGGCGTCGGTCTACTTGAG CTCAGCTTCATGACGCTCTCGATATTCCTGTGCAGAAACATGGACCAAGTCTACGACCGGCTTGCTCGGTACCGCTAG
- the TEAD2 gene encoding transcriptional enhancer factor TEF-4 isoform X1, whose product MGEPRAGAPLEDGSGWTGSEEGSEEGTGGSEGAGGDGGPDAEGVWSPDIEQSFQEALAIYPPCGRRKIILSDEGKMYGRNELIARYIKLRTGKTRTRKQVSSHIQVLARRKSREIQSKLKALNVDQVSKDKAFQTMATMSSAQLISAPSLQAKLGPAGPQASELFQFWSGGSGPPWNVPDVKPFSQTPFLSLTPPSTDLPGYEPPQALSPPALPPPAPSPPAWQARALGTARLQLVEFSAFVEPPDAVDSYQRHLFVHISQHCPSPGAPPLESVDVRQIYDKFPEKKGGLRELYDRGPPHAFFLVKFWADLNWGPSGEEVGTSGSSGGFYGVSSQYESLEHMTLTCSSKVCSFGKQVVEKVETERAQLEDGRFVYRLLRSPMCEYLVNFLHKLRQLPERYMMNSVLENFTILQVVTNRDTQELLLCTAYVFEVSTSERGAQHHIYRLVRD is encoded by the exons ATGGGGGAACCCCGGGCTGGGGCCCCCCTGGAAGATGGCAGTGGCTGGACGGGAAGTGAGGAAGGAAGTGAGGAGGGCACCGGCGGCAGCGAGGGGGCTGGGGGAGATGGGGGTCCAGACGCAGAAGGTGTGTGGAGCCCAGACATCGAACAGAGCTTCCAGGAGGCCCTGGCCATCTACCCGCCATGTGGCCGGCGGAAAATCATCCTGTCTGATGAAGGCAAGATGTATG GTCGGAATGAACTGATTGCCCGCTACATCAAGCTGAGAACAGGGAAGACCCGGACTCGCAAACAG GTCTCTAGTCACATCCAGGTTCTGGCTCGAAGGAAATCAAGGGAGATCCAGTCCAAGCTCAAG GCCTTGAATGTG GACCAGGTCTCCAAGGACAAGGCTTTCCAGACCATGGCCACCATGTCGTCAGCCCAGCTCATCTCAGCACCTTCCCTGCAGGCCAAACTGGGTCCTGCTGGTCCCCAG GCTTCTGAGCTTTTCCAGTTTTGGTCAGGGGGCTCTGGCCCCCCCTGGAATGTTCCAGA TGTGAAGCCATTCTCACAGACACCGTTCTTGTCACTGACCCCCCCATCTACTGACCTCCCAG ggTACGAGCCTCCCCAAGCCCTGtcaccccctgcccttcccccacctgccccatcaCCCCCAGCCTGGCAGGCTCGGGCCCTGGGCACTGCCCGGTTGCAGCTGGTGGAGTTCTCAGCCTTTGTGGAACCGCCCGATGCAGTTGATTCT TACCAGAGGCACCTGTTTGTACACATCAGCCAGCACTGCCCCAGCCCTGGCGCGCCCCCCCTCGAGAGTGTGGACGTCCGGCAGATCTATGACAAGTTCCCAGAGAAAAAGGGTGGCCTTCGGGAGCTGTACGATCGCGGGCCCCCTCATGCCTTCTTCCTGGTCAAGTTCTGG GCGGACCTCAACTGGGGCCCGAGTGGCGAGGAGGTAGGGACCAGTGGCAGCAGCGGTGGCTTCTATGGAGTGAGCAGCCAGTATGAGAGCCTGGAGCACATGACCCTCACCTGTTCCTCCAAGGTCTGCTCCTTTGGCAAGCAGGTGGTGGAGAAGgtggag ACGGAGCGTGCCCAGCTGGAGGACGGGAGGTTTGTGTACCGCCTGCTGCGCTCACCCATGTGTGAGTACCTGGTGAATTTCTTGCACAAACTGCGACAGCTGCCTGAGCGCTATATGATGAACAGCGTCCTGGAGAACTTCACCATCCTCCAG GTGGTGACAAACAGAGACACCCAGGAGCTGCTGCTCTGCACCGCCTACGTCTTTGAGGTCTCCACCAGTGAGCGAGGGGCCCAGCACCACATTTACCGTCTGGTCAGGGACTGA
- the DKKL1 gene encoding dickkopf-like protein 1 isoform X2 yields the protein MWQPLVLLLLLPSALVPPSTAAPIRDADAQESSSGFLGLQSLIQGFTRLFLKDDLLRGMDSFFSAPMDFRGLPRNYHQEENQEHRLGNNTLSSHLQIDKVTDNKTGEVLISKQVVASIEPGEGSLEGDWKVPKIEEKEALVPVPKAIDSFHPEPHPRVAFWIMKLPRRRSHQDIQEGGRWLSEKRHRLQAIRDGLREGSHEDSLEEGTQGSSHSRLPARKTHFLYILRPSQQL from the exons ATGTGGCAACCTctggtcctgctgctgctgctcccctctgccctggTGCCCCCCTCCACTGCAGCCCCCATCCGCGATGCTGACGCCCAGGAGAGCTCCTCGGGTTTTCTAGGCCTACAGAGCCTAATCCAAGGCTTCACCCGGCTTTTCCTGAAA GATGACTTGCTGCGGGGCATGGACAGCTTCTTCTCAGCCCCCATGGACTTCCGAGGCCTCCCCAGAAACTACCACCAAGAAGAGAACCAGGAGCACCGGCTGGGGAACAACACTCTCTCTAGCCACCTACAGATCGACAAG GTGACAGACAACAAAACAGGAGAGGTGCTGATCTCCAAGCAGGTGGTGGCATCCATTGAGCCAGGAGAGGGGAGTTTGGAGGGTGACTGGAAG GTACCCAAGATAGAGGAGAAGGAAGCCCTGGTGCCTGTCCCGAAAGCCATTGACAGCTTCCACCCAGAACCCCATCCCCGAGTGGCCTTCTGGATAATGAAGCTGCCACGGCGGAGGTCCCACCAGGACATTCAAGAGGGTGGCCGCTGGCTCAGTGAAAAGCGACACCGCCTGCAGGCCATCCGGGATGGGCTCCGGGAGGGGAGTCACGAGGACAGCCTTGAAGAGGGGACCCAGGGGTCCTCCCACTCCAGGCTGCCAGCCCGCAAGACCCACTTCCTGTACATCCTCAGGCCCTCTCAGCAGCTATAG
- the DKKL1 gene encoding dickkopf-like protein 1 isoform X3 — protein sequence MRSGLPARPAMWQPLVLLLLLPSALVPPSTAAPIRDADAQESSSGFLGLQSLIQGFTRLFLKDDLLRGMDSFFSAPMDFRGLPRNYHQEENQEHRLGNNTLSSHLQIDKVPKIEEKEALVPVPKAIDSFHPEPHPRVAFWIMKLPRRRSHQDIQEGGRWLSEKRHRLQAIRDGLREGSHEDSLEEGTQGSSHSRLPARKTHFLYILRPSQQL from the exons ATGAGATCTGG CCTCCCGGCCCGCCCCGCAATGTGGCAACCTctggtcctgctgctgctgctcccctctgccctggTGCCCCCCTCCACTGCAGCCCCCATCCGCGATGCTGACGCCCAGGAGAGCTCCTCGGGTTTTCTAGGCCTACAGAGCCTAATCCAAGGCTTCACCCGGCTTTTCCTGAAA GATGACTTGCTGCGGGGCATGGACAGCTTCTTCTCAGCCCCCATGGACTTCCGAGGCCTCCCCAGAAACTACCACCAAGAAGAGAACCAGGAGCACCGGCTGGGGAACAACACTCTCTCTAGCCACCTACAGATCGACAAG GTACCCAAGATAGAGGAGAAGGAAGCCCTGGTGCCTGTCCCGAAAGCCATTGACAGCTTCCACCCAGAACCCCATCCCCGAGTGGCCTTCTGGATAATGAAGCTGCCACGGCGGAGGTCCCACCAGGACATTCAAGAGGGTGGCCGCTGGCTCAGTGAAAAGCGACACCGCCTGCAGGCCATCCGGGATGGGCTCCGGGAGGGGAGTCACGAGGACAGCCTTGAAGAGGGGACCCAGGGGTCCTCCCACTCCAGGCTGCCAGCCCGCAAGACCCACTTCCTGTACATCCTCAGGCCCTCTCAGCAGCTATAG
- the DKKL1 gene encoding dickkopf-like protein 1 isoform X4 has protein sequence MDSFFSAPMDFRGLPRNYHQEENQEHRLGNNTLSSHLQIDKVTDNKTGEVLISKQVVASIEPGEGSLEGDWKVPKIEEKEALVPVPKAIDSFHPEPHPRVAFWIMKLPRRRSHQDIQEGGRWLSEKRHRLQAIRDGLREGSHEDSLEEGTQGSSHSRLPARKTHFLYILRPSQQL, from the exons ATGGACAGCTTCTTCTCAGCCCCCATGGACTTCCGAGGCCTCCCCAGAAACTACCACCAAGAAGAGAACCAGGAGCACCGGCTGGGGAACAACACTCTCTCTAGCCACCTACAGATCGACAAG GTGACAGACAACAAAACAGGAGAGGTGCTGATCTCCAAGCAGGTGGTGGCATCCATTGAGCCAGGAGAGGGGAGTTTGGAGGGTGACTGGAAG GTACCCAAGATAGAGGAGAAGGAAGCCCTGGTGCCTGTCCCGAAAGCCATTGACAGCTTCCACCCAGAACCCCATCCCCGAGTGGCCTTCTGGATAATGAAGCTGCCACGGCGGAGGTCCCACCAGGACATTCAAGAGGGTGGCCGCTGGCTCAGTGAAAAGCGACACCGCCTGCAGGCCATCCGGGATGGGCTCCGGGAGGGGAGTCACGAGGACAGCCTTGAAGAGGGGACCCAGGGGTCCTCCCACTCCAGGCTGCCAGCCCGCAAGACCCACTTCCTGTACATCCTCAGGCCCTCTCAGCAGCTATAG